A stretch of the Leptidea sinapis chromosome 17, ilLepSina1.1, whole genome shotgun sequence genome encodes the following:
- the LOC126968986 gene encoding deubiquitinase OTUD6B, whose amino-acid sequence MELNNDEGLSLENKHKKERKELQAKIQGLKKSAKNDKSKKKEVSAEIARLEADLETRHKNEIENIQEINLKETDIVEPDVIVNNTVNKVSKAQKRRDKKLLEDRDREERIKLQEKENEHGPRNTELQCINSKLKERNLSIYKIASDGDCLYKAISHQLKTVRDIALDVEELRQKAAQYMRINKDEFMPFLSHPDTFDMLTDIEFDDYCDKITNTKVWGGQLEVRALSNCLKCPITIIQATGPDAIEQGLEFDGPPLIIAYHRHMYSLGEHYNSTQAVIQDEPK is encoded by the coding sequence ATGGAACTTAACAATGATGAAGGATTATCTCTGGAGAATAAGCACAAAAAGGAAAGAAAAGAGTTACAAGCCAAAATTCAAGGACTAAAAAAGTCCGCAAAAAATgacaaatctaaaaaaaaagaagttagTGCTGAAATAGCCAGGTTAGAAGCTGATTTAGAAACTcgccataaaaatgaaattgaaaatattcaagAGATTAACTTAAAAGAAACTGACATCGTAGAACCTGATGTCATAGTAAACAATACAGTAAATAAGGTATCAAAAGCTCAAAAACGCAGAGATAAAAAGTTACTGGAGGATAGGGATAGAGAAGAAAGAATTAAGTTACAAGAGAAAGAAAATGAACATGGACCTAGAAATACAGAACTACAGTGTATAAATTCGAAATTAAAAGAGAggaatctatctatatataaaattgcCTCGGATGGTGACTGTTTGTACAAAGCTATCTCTCATCAGTTGAAAACAGTCCGGGATATTGCATTAGATGTTGAAGAGCTAAGGCAAAAGGCAGCACAATATATGAGGATAAATAAAGACGAGTTCATGCCTTTCCTAAGTCACCCTGACACTTTTGATATGTTAACAGATATTGAGTTTGATGATTATTGTGATAAAATCACAAATACTAAAGTTTGGGGTGGACAGTTGGAAGTGAGAGCATTATCTAACTGCCTGAAGTGTCCTATCACTATAATACAAGCAACAGGGCCGGATGCCATCGAACAAGGACTTGAATTTGATGGGCCTCCTTTAATAATAGCTTATCACAGACATATGTATAGTCTGGGTGAGCATTATAATTCTACACAGGCTGTGATTCAAGATgaaccaaaataa